One Kitasatospora sp. MAP12-44 DNA segment encodes these proteins:
- a CDS encoding SDR family oxidoreductase has translation MRVLLTGATGVIGSELVQRLRSAAREHGGRHDHTLVRVARRAEDESLVRWRIGAEPPPAALAGHWDVIVHAAASTRWTLARDEAVAANIDPLRAVLALADRDTHLVQVSTAYVGGVRNPEDLRGAEFEGYRNGYEWSKAKCEELAREEHPGPLTLVRPPLVVGRRGSGAIARFSGPYTLLQALVSGLAAVVVGDPAGYAEISPVDEVATVLAAAVLCPPPSRPRTEVLAGGRGSLTLDELLDVVCTTLNECRTAQGVAPIERPPLVSGDSWDRFFRPLADQYLSPIQSQAVKLLAMFQSYTSMSEPFEPTWTVEDPAAVMAASVRYWAATRPRLALARPEPWTLLAKVGC, from the coding sequence ATGCGAGTCCTTCTCACGGGTGCGACCGGTGTGATCGGCAGCGAGCTCGTGCAGCGGCTGCGCAGCGCGGCCCGCGAGCACGGCGGCCGGCACGACCACACCCTCGTCCGGGTGGCCCGGCGGGCCGAGGACGAGTCCCTGGTGCGCTGGAGGATCGGCGCCGAGCCGCCGCCCGCCGCCCTGGCCGGCCACTGGGACGTGATCGTGCACGCGGCGGCCAGCACCCGCTGGACCCTCGCACGGGACGAGGCGGTCGCCGCGAACATCGACCCGCTGCGCGCCGTCCTCGCCCTCGCGGACCGCGACACCCACCTCGTCCAGGTCTCGACCGCCTACGTCGGCGGCGTCCGCAACCCCGAAGACCTGCGCGGCGCCGAGTTCGAGGGGTACCGCAACGGCTACGAGTGGTCGAAGGCGAAGTGCGAGGAGCTCGCCCGCGAGGAGCACCCCGGCCCGCTGACGCTGGTCCGCCCGCCGCTGGTGGTCGGGCGGCGGGGCAGCGGCGCGATCGCCCGCTTCTCCGGCCCCTACACGCTGCTCCAGGCGCTGGTCTCCGGACTTGCCGCCGTGGTGGTCGGCGATCCGGCGGGCTACGCCGAGATCAGCCCGGTGGACGAGGTCGCGACGGTGCTCGCAGCCGCCGTACTCTGCCCGCCTCCGTCGCGCCCGCGCACCGAGGTGCTGGCGGGCGGTCGCGGCAGCCTGACCCTCGACGAACTGCTCGACGTCGTCTGCACGACCCTCAACGAGTGCCGCACCGCCCAGGGCGTCGCCCCCATCGAGCGGCCGCCGCTGGTCTCGGGCGACAGCTGGGACCGCTTCTTCCGGCCGCTCGCCGACCAGTACCTCTCGCCCATCCAGAGCCAGGCCGTGAAGCTGCTCGCCATGTTCCAGAGCTACACCAGCATGAGCGAGCCCTTCGAGCCCACCTGGACGGTCGAGGACCCGGCGGCGGTGATGGCGGCTTCCGTCCGCTACTGGGCCGCGACCAGACCCCGCCTGGCGCTGGCCCGCCCCGAGCCGTGGACCCTGCTGGCCAAGGTCGGCTGCTGA
- a CDS encoding acyl carrier protein, giving the protein MPTREELALTVRTVISDVLGTEPAEVHERTSLLEDYSIDSLELMEIGARLERRLELRIELQDLTTAQSVGHAIDLLQTRLLRIRTAGNE; this is encoded by the coding sequence ATGCCCACTCGCGAGGAACTGGCCCTGACGGTCCGGACGGTGATCTCGGACGTGCTCGGCACGGAGCCGGCCGAGGTGCACGAGAGGACCAGCCTGCTGGAGGACTACAGCATCGACAGTCTGGAACTCATGGAGATCGGGGCCCGGTTGGAGCGGCGGCTGGAACTGCGGATCGAGCTGCAGGATCTGACGACGGCTCAGAGTGTGGGCCACGCGATCGATCTGCTGCAGACCCGCCTGCTGCGGATCCGGACGGCGGGCAACGAGTGA
- a CDS encoding pyridoxamine 5'-phosphate oxidase family protein, whose product MTGREPVEVTDLDRYGNPALPWGRADDALRVSMPSPAVTSFLGTVRPDGRPCAAGIGAAWLDGDLYFTSSPDARKARNLAANPACTFSAKLEGIDLVAEGEAARVTDEETLKRLAAVYQAAGWPAEVEGAAFTAPFNAPSAGPPPWELYRMRIRTVFGVATAEPYGATRWRFED is encoded by the coding sequence ATGACCGGTAGGGAACCGGTCGAGGTGACCGACCTCGACCGCTATGGCAATCCGGCGCTGCCGTGGGGCAGAGCCGACGACGCGCTCCGGGTCTCCATGCCGAGCCCGGCTGTCACGTCCTTCCTCGGGACGGTCCGCCCGGACGGCCGCCCGTGCGCCGCGGGCATCGGGGCGGCGTGGCTCGACGGCGACCTGTACTTCACCAGCAGCCCTGACGCGCGCAAGGCCCGCAACCTGGCGGCGAACCCGGCCTGCACCTTCTCGGCAAAGCTGGAGGGCATCGACCTCGTGGCCGAGGGCGAGGCCGCGCGGGTGACCGACGAGGAGACGTTGAAGAGGCTCGCGGCCGTCTATCAGGCGGCGGGGTGGCCCGCCGAGGTGGAGGGTGCCGCCTTCACCGCGCCGTTCAACGCTCCCAGCGCCGGTCCGCCGCCATGGGAGCTGTACCGGATGCGGATCAGGACCGTCTTCGGCGTCGCCACCGCCGAACCCTACGGCGCGACCCGGTGGCGGTTCGAGGACTGA
- a CDS encoding acyl-CoA dehydrogenase family protein gives MHVNFLHRERTALEAFMPGLDQALARYPLAELECSPSPAIQAFRDAGGPGLLVPAVNAGSGASALQAVRVQRAVGARCPSLAVASTMHHFSIAGLVEAAKYGSGLEGLLLEAIAKERMLVASGFAEGRAGQNILAPHITAERRGDRIVLNGSKMPCSLSRSMDLLTASVVLTGEDGVDRLAVALIPAATPGIEVRPFWGTPILAGAESDEVVLTDVELDPQMVVPTEVTADAVPDALNVAGFLWFEVLLTAGYLGMASALVERTLRRRGGGEDDPTPFLIAVEAAMLAVEAVARAMADEEWSDALLVQALTARYAAQDAIAHTTRACLAALGGMAFIGSPEGSYLAAAAVGLTFHPPARTRMARPLRDFLDGRPLRIG, from the coding sequence ATGCACGTGAACTTCCTGCATCGCGAGCGCACCGCGCTCGAAGCGTTCATGCCTGGGCTGGACCAGGCGCTCGCACGGTACCCGCTGGCGGAGTTGGAGTGCTCGCCCAGCCCGGCGATCCAGGCGTTCCGGGACGCCGGCGGCCCGGGGCTGCTGGTACCGGCGGTCAACGCCGGCTCGGGGGCGAGCGCGTTGCAGGCGGTCCGGGTGCAGCGCGCGGTGGGGGCCCGCTGCCCCTCGCTCGCGGTGGCCAGCACCATGCACCACTTCTCGATCGCGGGTCTGGTCGAGGCGGCCAAGTACGGCAGCGGTCTGGAGGGGCTGCTGCTGGAGGCCATCGCGAAGGAACGGATGCTGGTGGCCTCGGGGTTCGCCGAGGGCCGGGCCGGCCAGAACATCCTCGCGCCGCACATCACCGCCGAGCGGCGCGGCGACCGGATCGTGCTGAACGGCAGCAAGATGCCGTGCAGTCTCTCGCGCTCCATGGACCTGCTGACCGCCTCTGTGGTGCTGACCGGCGAGGACGGCGTGGACCGCCTCGCCGTCGCGCTGATCCCGGCGGCCACCCCGGGGATCGAGGTGCGGCCGTTCTGGGGAACCCCGATCCTGGCGGGCGCCGAGAGCGACGAAGTCGTGCTCACGGACGTCGAGTTGGACCCGCAGATGGTGGTGCCGACCGAGGTCACCGCCGACGCCGTTCCGGACGCGCTGAATGTGGCGGGGTTCCTCTGGTTCGAGGTGCTGCTGACGGCCGGCTACCTGGGGATGGCCAGCGCGCTCGTGGAGCGGACGCTGCGGCGCCGGGGCGGCGGGGAGGACGATCCGACCCCCTTCCTGATCGCGGTCGAGGCGGCGATGCTCGCGGTCGAGGCGGTCGCGCGCGCGATGGCAGACGAGGAGTGGAGCGACGCGCTGCTCGTCCAGGCACTGACCGCCCGCTATGCCGCGCAGGACGCGATCGCGCACACCACCAGGGCCTGCCTGGCGGCGCTGGGCGGGATGGCGTTCATCGGATCCCCGGAGGGCTCGTATCTGGCCGCGGCCGCCGTCGGCCTCACCTTCCACCCGCCGGCCCGCACCAGGATGGCCCGCCCGCTGCGGGACTTCCTGGACGGCCGCCCGCTGCGGATCGGGTGA
- a CDS encoding aspartate aminotransferase family protein, protein MTTTQSSAPVVADAPDAAEVFDRLRRHLSPKLALTGSFAGRGAVEASAAGARVTLSDGRTVLDFGSYAVTLLGHRHPAAVAAVRRQLDAMPTSTRSLANPVAAEAAARLSGYLGDVLPKVYFGLNGADVVEVAVKLARLATGRPRVLAVRGGFHGKSLGALALTHNPLYRVGLLGCVADVVHIDPDDPDAVLREVAGGQVAAVVLEPVQGENGALPLATDVLRQWCEDAARHGSFVIADEIQCGLRRCGERSVALADGLPVDAVLFGKPLGGGVAPLSALLCSERLYAPLAADPFLHSATFGGHPLSCAVLPAALDAIEELAEHGRDLSLQLDGVLEGIRERHPSVVREVRGRGLLRGIDFSTPQAAGSVVVELAAEGLLVSPCLSRPTTVRLLPPLISTSADVAQAAGILDAAIAVAERTVQAGGAS, encoded by the coding sequence GTGACGACCACGCAGAGCAGCGCTCCGGTCGTCGCCGACGCCCCGGATGCCGCCGAGGTCTTCGACCGGCTGCGCCGCCACCTCTCCCCGAAGCTCGCCCTGACCGGGAGCTTCGCCGGTCGCGGCGCCGTGGAGGCGTCCGCGGCGGGGGCCAGGGTGACGCTGTCCGACGGCCGTACCGTGCTCGACTTCGGCTCCTATGCGGTCACCCTGCTCGGGCACCGCCACCCGGCGGCGGTCGCGGCGGTCCGCCGACAGCTCGACGCCATGCCGACCTCCACCCGGAGCCTGGCGAATCCGGTCGCGGCCGAGGCGGCCGCCCGCCTCTCCGGCTACCTGGGCGACGTGCTGCCGAAGGTCTACTTCGGACTGAACGGCGCCGACGTGGTGGAGGTCGCCGTCAAGCTGGCGCGCCTCGCCACCGGCCGGCCCCGGGTGCTGGCGGTCCGCGGTGGCTTCCACGGCAAGTCGCTCGGAGCGCTCGCGCTGACCCACAACCCGCTCTACCGGGTCGGCCTGCTCGGTTGCGTGGCGGACGTCGTCCACATCGACCCGGACGACCCGGACGCGGTGCTGCGCGAGGTGGCCGGCGGCCAGGTGGCGGCGGTCGTCCTCGAACCGGTGCAGGGCGAGAACGGCGCCCTGCCGCTGGCCACCGACGTGCTGCGGCAGTGGTGCGAGGACGCCGCCCGGCACGGCAGCTTCGTGATCGCCGACGAGATCCAGTGCGGGCTTCGCCGGTGCGGCGAGCGCTCGGTCGCGCTCGCCGACGGCCTGCCGGTCGACGCGGTGCTGTTCGGCAAGCCGCTGGGCGGCGGCGTCGCCCCGCTGTCGGCGCTGCTGTGCTCGGAGCGGCTGTACGCCCCGCTGGCCGCCGACCCCTTCCTGCACTCGGCGACCTTCGGCGGCCACCCGCTGAGCTGCGCGGTGCTGCCCGCCGCGCTGGACGCGATCGAGGAACTGGCCGAGCACGGACGGGACTTGTCCCTCCAGCTGGACGGGGTGCTGGAGGGGATCCGGGAGCGGCATCCCAGCGTGGTGCGCGAGGTGCGCGGCCGCGGGCTGCTGCGCGGGATCGACTTCAGCACCCCGCAGGCCGCCGGTTCGGTGGTGGTCGAGCTGGCCGCCGAGGGCTTGCTGGTATCGCCCTGCCTGAGCCGCCCCACCACCGTACGCCTGCTGCCCCCGCTGATCAGCACGTCGGCCGACGTGGCGCAGGCGGCCGGGATCCTCGACGCCGCGATCGCGGTGGCCGAGCGCACCGTGCAGGCAGGCGGCGCCAGTTGA
- a CDS encoding beta-ketoacyl-[acyl-carrier-protein] synthase family protein produces the protein MSGRHPSGGHRVAVTGIGVKCPAGNGLEAVFAALLAAKSTATRVDRLVEQDLPVHFACLVPPFDLDAYLTRRESRQVDRTTQLLLCAAADAVAGAQLPTGQPAERVGVQIGTGIGGLPSMEAVTLSHAARPRDLPVHTVPRTMANSPACRLAMRYGFQGSCTTYSSACASGTTALGEAARKIRYGELDVAVAGGVDSALTTVVMGSFARMRAMSTRNGAPALASRPFDAERDGFVMGEGAAVLVLERWDAAQARGAVIHGEIAGYADNCDAFHIVAPHEDGEVAARCMRQAIADAGLSAADIGHVNAHGTSTLPGDRAEARAIYRCFDGQSPPVTAVKGVTGHLIGGSGAVEAALALLCAARGVVPPVANLASSPEADLVDLVSGAPRAVPPAHVLSNSFGFGGQNACLVLAPAP, from the coding sequence GTGAGCGGCCGCCACCCCTCGGGCGGACACCGCGTCGCCGTCACCGGCATCGGCGTCAAGTGCCCGGCGGGCAACGGGCTCGAGGCCGTGTTCGCGGCGCTGCTGGCTGCCAAGTCCACCGCGACCCGGGTCGACCGGCTGGTCGAGCAGGACCTGCCGGTGCACTTCGCCTGCCTGGTCCCGCCGTTCGACCTCGACGCCTACCTGACCCGCCGCGAGTCGCGCCAGGTCGACCGGACGACTCAGCTGCTGCTCTGCGCGGCGGCGGACGCGGTGGCCGGGGCCCAACTGCCCACCGGCCAGCCCGCCGAGCGGGTGGGGGTGCAGATCGGCACCGGGATCGGCGGACTGCCGAGCATGGAGGCCGTCACCCTGAGCCACGCCGCGCGGCCCCGGGACCTGCCAGTGCACACGGTCCCGCGGACCATGGCCAACTCGCCCGCCTGCCGCCTCGCCATGCGCTACGGGTTCCAGGGCTCCTGCACCACCTACTCCAGCGCCTGCGCCAGCGGAACCACTGCGCTGGGTGAGGCGGCCCGCAAGATCCGCTACGGCGAGCTCGACGTGGCGGTGGCCGGGGGCGTCGACTCGGCGCTCACCACGGTCGTGATGGGCTCCTTCGCCCGGATGCGGGCGATGTCCACCCGCAACGGCGCCCCCGCGCTGGCCAGCCGCCCCTTCGACGCCGAGCGGGACGGGTTCGTGATGGGGGAGGGGGCGGCCGTCCTGGTCCTGGAGCGCTGGGACGCGGCCCAGGCGCGCGGCGCCGTGATCCACGGTGAGATCGCCGGGTACGCGGACAACTGCGACGCCTTCCACATCGTCGCCCCGCACGAGGACGGCGAGGTCGCCGCGCGCTGCATGCGCCAGGCCATCGCCGACGCCGGACTCTCCGCCGCGGACATCGGCCACGTCAACGCGCACGGGACGTCGACGCTGCCGGGCGACCGCGCGGAGGCCCGGGCGATCTACCGCTGCTTCGACGGCCAGTCGCCGCCGGTCACCGCGGTCAAGGGCGTGACCGGCCACCTGATCGGCGGCTCCGGCGCGGTGGAGGCCGCGCTCGCGCTGCTCTGCGCCGCCCGCGGCGTGGTGCCGCCCGTCGCCAACCTCGCCAGCAGCCCGGAGGCCGATCTGGTGGACCTGGTCAGCGGCGCGCCGCGCGCCGTCCCGCCCGCCCACGTGCTGTCCAACTCCTTCGGCTTCGGTGGCCAGAACGCCTGCCTGGTCCTCGCCCCCGCGCCGTGA
- a CDS encoding GNAT family N-acetyltransferase has product MSGVEPEAGQEYGYRVEVLRSIEELPGDLWERLVPADDPMWSRGVFSALEQGRVGPDRYAYLVVRRGGGEVVAVLPLCLFRDLRLDRVVGPRERRLLAPVRRVFPRLLRVPMLFCGNLLGQGHVLAAGPLGAEVGRLLVAAVLEFARRERLGTVVFKDFAAADLDPLRPALAAAGFFLVPSLPDTELPLGEPSFEDYLAGLPAKPRRNARSKIRKFEARSELRIEVLDEFGHLLPQLLALYRQVMDRADQTLDLLDASFLAAVQGGAGLRRRLVVCFEGEQPVAFLLCLFAGSGATGARIGLDYRVAHEARLYHNLHYAAIRLAMATGCRHIRFAQTAYQPKLELGCSLVEQWYAMTHVRPLPRAVLRRLLPPALAAARAEALGPNAPPRTAEPVPRAVPRPVAQPLECHEERTRHATC; this is encoded by the coding sequence GTGAGCGGGGTGGAGCCGGAGGCCGGCCAGGAGTACGGCTACCGCGTCGAAGTGCTGCGCAGCATCGAGGAGTTGCCGGGTGACCTCTGGGAACGACTCGTCCCGGCCGACGACCCGATGTGGTCCCGGGGCGTCTTCAGCGCGCTGGAGCAGGGCCGGGTCGGGCCCGACCGCTACGCCTACCTGGTGGTGCGTCGCGGCGGCGGCGAGGTGGTGGCCGTGCTGCCGCTGTGCCTGTTCCGTGACCTGCGACTCGACCGGGTCGTCGGTCCGCGTGAGCGGCGCCTGCTCGCACCGGTGCGCAGAGTCTTCCCCCGGCTGCTGCGGGTGCCGATGCTGTTCTGCGGCAACCTGCTGGGGCAGGGGCACGTCCTTGCGGCGGGCCCCCTCGGTGCGGAGGTCGGCCGGCTGCTGGTGGCAGCGGTGCTGGAGTTCGCGCGGCGCGAGCGGCTGGGCACGGTGGTGTTCAAGGACTTCGCCGCGGCCGATCTCGACCCCCTGCGTCCGGCACTGGCGGCCGCCGGATTCTTCCTCGTACCGAGCCTGCCCGATACCGAACTCCCGTTGGGAGAGCCCTCGTTCGAGGACTACCTGGCCGGCCTCCCGGCCAAGCCGCGGCGCAACGCGCGCAGCAAGATCCGCAAGTTCGAGGCCCGCAGCGAGCTGCGGATCGAGGTGCTGGACGAGTTCGGGCACCTGCTGCCTCAACTCCTGGCCCTCTACCGGCAGGTGATGGACCGGGCCGACCAGACGCTCGATCTGCTCGACGCCTCGTTCCTGGCCGCCGTGCAGGGTGGTGCCGGCCTGCGCCGGCGGCTGGTCGTCTGCTTCGAGGGGGAGCAGCCCGTCGCCTTCCTGCTCTGCCTCTTCGCGGGCTCGGGAGCGACCGGCGCCCGGATCGGCCTCGACTACCGGGTCGCCCACGAGGCGCGGCTCTACCACAACCTGCACTACGCGGCGATCCGGCTCGCGATGGCCACCGGCTGCCGCCACATCCGCTTCGCTCAGACCGCGTACCAGCCGAAGCTCGAACTGGGCTGCTCGCTGGTCGAGCAGTGGTACGCGATGACGCACGTCCGCCCGCTGCCGCGCGCCGTGCTGCGGCGGTTGCTTCCGCCGGCGCTGGCCGCCGCACGCGCCGAGGCCCTGGGCCCGAACGCCCCGCCACGCACGGCGGAGCCCGTCCCGCGAGCCGTGCCGCGACCCGTCGCACAGCCGCTTGAATGCCACGAAGAGAGGACCCGTCATGCCACGTGTTGA
- a CDS encoding YhjD/YihY/BrkB family envelope integrity protein produces MRPAFALRVLNRFQRIAGFDRSMALASSALTALIPLTILSGIVLSRSGHQDIADRIVNRYGLSGGGAEAVRKLFEPAGEATSLGVLGSVFLVLSALSFTRAAQRLLEQTWELKPLSMRNTPNGLRWVLGLTAYLLVSGWIQVVLGRGRLQLAAAVCEVPLTAVFLVWSGWVLCAKRVAWREFLAFGVLAAVLGSVYSVGATVYLPHLFNSYATRYGAVGAVLAMISALFGAMLVLVGSAALGREVTDELGRIRQGQRPADDEVRREWDNLVDQMRSRWRSTRRQLSTRRDRDDRRHRP; encoded by the coding sequence TTGCGTCCGGCGTTCGCGCTGCGCGTCCTCAACCGCTTCCAGCGGATCGCGGGCTTCGACCGCTCGATGGCCCTGGCCTCCAGCGCGCTGACCGCGCTGATCCCGCTCACGATCCTCAGCGGCATCGTGCTGAGCCGTTCCGGACACCAGGACATCGCGGACCGGATCGTCAACCGCTACGGCCTCAGCGGGGGCGGTGCGGAGGCGGTCAGGAAGCTGTTCGAGCCGGCCGGGGAGGCCACCAGCCTGGGCGTCCTCGGGTCGGTGTTCCTGGTGCTCTCGGCGCTGAGCTTCACGCGGGCCGCGCAGCGGCTGCTGGAGCAGACCTGGGAGCTCAAGCCGCTCAGCATGCGCAACACGCCGAACGGCCTGCGCTGGGTCCTCGGCCTCACGGCCTACCTGCTGGTCTCCGGCTGGATCCAGGTCGTTCTGGGCCGTGGGCGCCTTCAGCTGGCAGCCGCGGTGTGCGAGGTGCCGCTGACGGCGGTGTTCCTGGTCTGGAGCGGCTGGGTGCTCTGCGCGAAACGCGTTGCCTGGCGGGAGTTCCTGGCGTTCGGTGTACTCGCGGCGGTCCTCGGTTCGGTCTACTCGGTCGGCGCGACCGTCTACCTTCCGCATCTCTTCAACTCCTACGCCACCCGCTACGGCGCGGTGGGCGCGGTCCTCGCGATGATCTCGGCGCTCTTCGGGGCCATGCTGGTGCTGGTCGGATCGGCGGCGCTGGGGCGCGAGGTGACCGACGAGCTCGGCCGGATCCGCCAGGGGCAGCGGCCCGCCGACGACGAGGTGCGGCGCGAGTGGGACAACCTGGTCGACCAGATGCGATCGCGCTGGCGCTCCACCCGACGGCAGTTGTCCACCCGCCGCGATCGCGACGACCGCAGGCACCGTCCCTGA
- a CDS encoding SRPBCC family protein: protein MPRVEVDLSIAVPPEEAWAAVVDVLKYPDCMESVDSVEIVDQPDDTHRTTAWAVRLKGSVLQWTETELIDHAARRFDFEQVSGDLGEFVGHWAVRPGPGSGSTVSLHVDFDIGIPLLAEMLNPVAADALRESAAQMLAALEQRLLEQQSPEQRPLQQRSPEQDLLDQAAVR, encoded by the coding sequence ATGCCACGTGTTGAAGTGGATCTGAGCATCGCGGTGCCGCCCGAGGAGGCCTGGGCGGCGGTGGTGGACGTGCTGAAATATCCGGACTGCATGGAGAGCGTCGACTCGGTCGAGATCGTCGACCAGCCGGACGACACGCACCGCACCACCGCATGGGCGGTCCGGCTGAAGGGCTCGGTCCTGCAGTGGACCGAGACGGAGCTGATCGACCATGCGGCGCGTCGCTTCGACTTCGAGCAAGTCAGCGGCGACCTGGGGGAGTTCGTGGGCCACTGGGCGGTGCGGCCCGGGCCGGGGAGCGGCAGCACGGTATCGCTGCATGTCGACTTCGACATCGGCATCCCGCTGCTCGCGGAGATGCTCAACCCGGTGGCGGCCGACGCGCTGCGGGAGAGCGCCGCCCAGATGCTCGCGGCCCTCGAACAGCGGCTGCTCGAACAGCAGTCGCCCGAACAGCGCCCGCTCCAGCAGCGGTCGCCCGAGCAGGACTTGCTCGATCAGGCGGCCGTCCGGTGA
- a CDS encoding cytochrome P450 has translation MDGTLDSPVNAEAALLSAFAAEARGNPYAPLAELRSIDPAYCHETLGTRFLTRFADCQAALADPGFVVPDRDWLVRERPEWVGYPAADFFYSSLLGTNGVGHERLRRPLLGAFGARRVAALSASVEKIADELLDRFADLSSDGGAADFQALVGYPLPVAVVGELIGVPREDQAQFHLLGQGAGRLLEPVRTAADWERADHAVLALREYFAALLRERRARSTEDLASTLLAQVGSGEAKLTEHELVDLLLLVFVAGFETTAGLLGLSVFALLTHPDQLALLRADPGLLSGAVEESLRWDGPVLMTERLAARPMEVGGVAVPAGGSVTAVLGAGNRDPQRYPDPDAFLVRRPDVRVLSFGAGAHHCLGAALARLEGAVLLGRLVARFPALALAGPPVRRESACLRSFDSLPLVTTG, from the coding sequence GTGGACGGAACCTTGGACAGCCCGGTGAATGCAGAGGCGGCTCTGCTGTCGGCTTTCGCCGCGGAGGCCAGGGGGAACCCTTATGCCCCGCTCGCGGAACTCAGAAGCATTGACCCCGCCTATTGCCACGAGACTCTGGGGACCAGGTTCCTGACCAGGTTCGCCGACTGCCAGGCCGCGCTGGCCGACCCCGGCTTCGTGGTTCCCGATCGGGACTGGCTCGTCCGGGAGCGGCCCGAGTGGGTGGGGTATCCGGCTGCGGATTTCTTCTACTCCTCGCTGCTCGGCACGAACGGGGTCGGCCATGAGCGGTTGCGGCGGCCGCTGCTCGGGGCGTTCGGTGCCCGGCGGGTCGCGGCGCTGTCGGCGAGCGTGGAGAAGATCGCGGATGAGCTGCTCGACCGGTTCGCCGACCTGTCGTCGGACGGCGGTGCGGCGGACTTCCAGGCGCTGGTGGGGTATCCGCTGCCGGTCGCCGTGGTCGGTGAGCTCATCGGTGTGCCACGCGAGGACCAGGCGCAGTTCCACCTGCTGGGGCAGGGCGCGGGGCGGCTGCTGGAGCCGGTGCGGACGGCGGCGGACTGGGAGCGCGCCGATCACGCGGTGCTGGCCCTGCGCGAGTACTTCGCCGCCCTGCTGCGCGAGCGGCGGGCCAGGTCGACCGAGGATCTGGCGTCGACCCTGCTCGCCCAAGTCGGATCCGGGGAGGCGAAGTTGACGGAGCATGAGCTGGTGGACCTGCTGCTGCTGGTCTTCGTCGCGGGCTTCGAGACGACGGCGGGCCTGCTCGGTCTTTCGGTGTTCGCGCTGCTCACCCACCCGGACCAGTTGGCGCTGCTGCGAGCCGATCCCGGCCTGCTGTCCGGCGCGGTGGAGGAGTCGCTGCGCTGGGACGGGCCGGTGCTGATGACGGAGCGCCTCGCCGCCCGCCCGATGGAGGTGGGCGGGGTCGCGGTCCCGGCCGGCGGCAGCGTCACGGCGGTGCTCGGCGCCGGGAACCGCGATCCGCAGCGGTATCCGGACCCGGACGCCTTCCTGGTGCGGCGGCCGGACGTCCGGGTGCTCAGCTTCGGCGCGGGGGCGCACCACTGCCTCGGTGCGGCGCTGGCCCGGCTGGAGGGGGCCGTGCTGCTCGGGCGGCTGGTCGCCAGATTCCCCGCTCTCGCGCTCGCCGGGCCGCCGGTGCGGCGGGAGTCGGCCTGCCTGCGCTCGTTCGACAGCCTCCCGCTGGTCACCACCGGCTAG